Proteins found in one Pontibacter sp. SGAir0037 genomic segment:
- the tpiA gene encoding triose-phosphate isomerase, with translation MRKKIVAGNWKMNKTYEEALSLVSEIDNMVKDEVNGDVTVVVTPPFPYLQSVGKLTQGNDKMFLAAQNVSEHESGAYTGEVSAAMLKSVGVEYVIIGHSERRMYHHEDDQTLYKKMKAAIAHGLKPIFCCGEPLEERDAERHFEYVGKQLKESVSYLSNEEFDQIVIAYEPIWAIGTGKTATSDQAQEMHAYIREQLSRMFDAEAAYNCTILYGGSCNPGNAKEIFSKEDVDGGLIGGASLKSRDFLDIIKSF, from the coding sequence ATGAGAAAGAAAATCGTTGCAGGTAACTGGAAAATGAATAAGACCTATGAAGAGGCGCTTTCGCTGGTATCGGAAATAGATAACATGGTGAAAGATGAAGTGAACGGCGATGTAACTGTAGTCGTAACACCTCCATTTCCATACCTGCAGAGTGTAGGCAAATTAACTCAGGGCAACGATAAAATGTTCCTGGCTGCTCAGAACGTGAGCGAGCATGAAAGTGGTGCCTACACAGGCGAGGTTTCTGCCGCCATGTTAAAATCTGTGGGAGTAGAGTACGTAATTATTGGCCATAGCGAGCGCCGCATGTACCACCACGAAGATGACCAGACGCTCTATAAAAAAATGAAGGCTGCTATTGCACATGGACTAAAGCCGATTTTCTGCTGCGGCGAACCCCTGGAAGAGCGCGATGCCGAGCGCCACTTCGAGTATGTAGGAAAGCAACTGAAAGAGAGCGTATCATACCTGAGCAACGAAGAATTCGACCAGATAGTAATTGCCTATGAGCCAATCTGGGCAATCGGTACAGGTAAAACTGCTACTTCAGATCAGGCACAGGAAATGCATGCTTATATTCGTGAGCAGCTGTCGCGCATGTTCGATGCCGAAGCGGCTTACAATTGCACTATTTTGTACGGCGGTAGCTGTAACCCGGGTAATGCGAAGGAAATCTTCTCTAAAGAAGATGTAGACGGTGGACTGATAGGTGGAGCATCGCTTAAGTCGAGAGACTTTTTAGATATAATCAAGTCTTTCTAA
- a CDS encoding DUF6150 family protein → MLIYITILLKLITFFDVSALESTDKPVVAEQDYCKIYGAVYLERDPKYKNSAAYTVFLGEEEAFANLVVFKENNKLFADVTGTWYITPNKAFADHVLFVTENRNLAQFTVHFTQVRSLAGCRE, encoded by the coding sequence ATGCTGATTTATATTACTATTCTACTAAAGTTAATCACTTTTTTTGATGTATCAGCTTTAGAATCAACTGATAAGCCAGTTGTAGCAGAGCAGGATTACTGTAAAATTTATGGCGCAGTATACCTGGAGCGGGACCCTAAATATAAGAATAGTGCTGCTTATACCGTTTTTCTGGGTGAAGAGGAAGCCTTTGCTAACTTGGTGGTTTTTAAGGAGAACAACAAGCTGTTTGCAGATGTAACCGGCACCTGGTACATCACTCCGAACAAAGCTTTTGCTGATCATGTGCTTTTTGTGACCGAGAATCGCAATCTGGCCCAATTTACCGTTCATTTTACCCAAGTGCGCTCCCTTGCCGGGTGTCGCGAATAA
- the prmA gene encoding 50S ribosomal protein L11 methyltransferase, producing the protein MDFIEVTLKVDADFADILTAELGELGFDAFVETEDGFSAYAEEANFSQEELDEMLERYKGLVEVSYTTQKIARQNWNEEWERNFEPLFIAGQVSVRASFHEAPANATYDIVINPKMSFGTGHHETTTLMIENQLTVDHEGKRVLDMGCGTAILAIMAGKLGASEIVGVDIEDWTVENARENAQINAFPGIEVRLGGAETIAGDEPYDIVLANINRNVLLEDMPAYVAVLKPQGRLLLSGFYTEDLSILQDRASKLGLKYISHRVKNNWVSAIFQAN; encoded by the coding sequence ATGGATTTTATAGAAGTAACCTTAAAGGTTGATGCTGATTTTGCCGATATTCTTACGGCTGAATTAGGAGAGTTAGGCTTTGATGCCTTTGTTGAAACAGAAGATGGATTTAGTGCCTATGCCGAAGAAGCAAATTTTTCGCAGGAAGAGCTGGATGAAATGCTGGAGCGCTACAAAGGTTTAGTGGAGGTAAGTTATACCACCCAAAAAATTGCACGCCAAAACTGGAACGAGGAGTGGGAACGTAATTTTGAGCCTCTTTTTATTGCCGGTCAGGTGTCGGTGCGGGCTTCTTTTCATGAAGCTCCTGCCAACGCAACTTACGACATTGTTATTAACCCTAAAATGTCTTTCGGCACAGGCCACCACGAAACCACTACTCTGATGATCGAGAACCAGTTAACGGTAGATCATGAAGGCAAACGTGTGCTGGATATGGGATGTGGAACGGCCATTCTGGCTATCATGGCAGGTAAGCTGGGTGCATCTGAAATTGTGGGTGTGGATATTGAAGACTGGACCGTAGAAAATGCGCGGGAAAATGCCCAGATAAATGCTTTTCCGGGTATAGAAGTGCGATTAGGCGGGGCCGAAACCATTGCCGGAGATGAGCCTTATGATATAGTTCTGGCCAATATAAACCGGAATGTTTTACTGGAAGATATGCCCGCTTATGTTGCTGTTCTAAAGCCACAGGGCCGGCTTCTGTTAAGCGGCTTCTATACCGAAGATCTGAGCATCCTTCAGGATAGAGCAAGCAAACTAGGATTAAAGTATATCTCCCACCGAGTAAAGAACAATTGGGTGTCTGCCATTTTTCAGGCAAACTAA
- the plsY gene encoding glycerol-3-phosphate 1-O-acyltransferase PlsY: MELLIIAILCVAAYLIGSIPTAVWLGKAYYGIDIRQHGSGNSGATNTFRVLGKKPGTIVMLIDIFKGWTATSLAGFLIIFDLIEPGNLIIFQLILGALSVVGHIFPIYERFVGGKGVATLLGMMLAIQTEVALMCIIIFVIVLLTSKYVSLGSMIAALAFPILLLLPRFSPESPILIVFGFILFAVVVLTHRKNINRLLQGEESKANIKLGRKK, encoded by the coding sequence ATGGAATTACTGATTATTGCTATACTTTGTGTTGCTGCTTATCTGATAGGCTCTATCCCAACAGCTGTCTGGCTTGGGAAGGCGTACTATGGGATTGATATACGCCAGCATGGTAGCGGGAACTCAGGCGCTACCAATACTTTCCGGGTGCTGGGTAAGAAGCCAGGCACTATCGTTATGTTGATCGATATTTTTAAAGGATGGACAGCCACATCGTTAGCGGGTTTCCTGATTATTTTCGATCTGATAGAGCCTGGCAATCTGATTATATTTCAGCTGATACTGGGAGCTTTATCGGTTGTAGGTCATATTTTCCCGATCTATGAGCGCTTTGTAGGAGGTAAGGGAGTAGCTACTTTATTGGGAATGATGCTGGCCATTCAAACAGAAGTGGCTTTAATGTGTATCATCATTTTTGTAATTGTGCTGCTTACTTCCAAATATGTTTCCTTAGGCTCTATGATAGCAGCGCTGGCTTTCCCGATTCTGTTGTTGTTGCCACGCTTCAGCCCTGAGAGCCCTATCTTGATTGTGTTTGGGTTTATACTTTTTGCTGTTGTAGTGCTTACACACCGCAAAAATATTAATCGCCTGCTGCAGGGCGAAGAAAGTAAAGCCAACATTAAATTAGGCCGGAAGAAGTAG
- a CDS encoding dipeptidase produces MNQYISENQNRFVDELLDMLRIPSVSADAKFKQDVIRTAEFVKQKLEEAGADQVELCETAGYPVVYGEKIIDPALPTVLVYGHYDVQPADPYELWASPPFEPVVKDGKIYARGACDDKGQMYMHIKAFEVMMRNNSLPCNVRFMIEGEEEIGSVNLGTFVKENKERLKGDVIVISDTSMLGNETPSITTGLRGLSYVEVEVTGPNRDLHSGMYGGAVANPINILCQMIASLHDENNHITIPGFYDNVQELSSEEREEMARAPFNLQKYKQALDLGDVHGEAGYSTMERTSIRPTLDVNGIWGGYTGEGAKTVIASKAYAKISMRLVPNQTADEITAKFQKHFENIAPASVKVVVKPHHGGEPVVTPTNSVAYQAAAKAYEATFGVKPVPVRSGGSIPIVAMFKSELGLDSVLMGFGLDSDAIHSPNESFGLFNFMKGIETIPLFYQHFTEMSR; encoded by the coding sequence ATGAACCAATATATCTCCGAAAACCAGAATCGCTTTGTAGATGAACTGCTGGACATGTTGCGCATTCCTTCGGTAAGTGCCGATGCCAAGTTTAAGCAGGATGTAATACGTACGGCAGAATTTGTAAAACAGAAACTGGAAGAAGCAGGAGCCGACCAAGTAGAACTATGTGAAACAGCCGGCTATCCGGTTGTCTATGGCGAGAAAATAATAGACCCTGCTTTGCCTACTGTGCTGGTGTATGGGCACTACGATGTGCAACCTGCCGATCCGTATGAACTCTGGGCCTCGCCACCTTTTGAGCCTGTTGTGAAAGACGGCAAAATATATGCGCGTGGTGCCTGCGACGACAAAGGCCAGATGTATATGCATATAAAAGCATTTGAAGTGATGATGCGCAACAACAGCCTGCCCTGTAATGTTAGGTTTATGATTGAAGGGGAGGAGGAGATTGGCTCAGTTAACCTTGGCACTTTCGTAAAAGAAAACAAAGAAAGGCTGAAAGGCGATGTAATAGTTATTTCAGATACAAGTATGCTGGGCAACGAAACACCATCCATCACAACGGGTTTACGTGGGTTAAGCTATGTAGAAGTAGAAGTGACAGGACCTAACCGCGATCTGCATTCAGGTATGTACGGTGGTGCAGTGGCTAACCCTATTAATATCCTGTGCCAAATGATTGCTTCTTTGCATGATGAGAACAACCACATTACCATTCCTGGTTTTTACGACAATGTGCAGGAGCTAAGCAGCGAAGAACGCGAAGAAATGGCCCGCGCACCCTTTAACTTGCAGAAGTATAAACAAGCGCTGGATTTAGGTGATGTGCACGGTGAAGCAGGTTACTCTACCATGGAGCGTACTTCTATCAGGCCTACACTGGATGTGAATGGTATCTGGGGCGGTTATACAGGTGAGGGTGCCAAAACGGTTATTGCATCAAAAGCCTATGCCAAAATCTCGATGCGCCTGGTACCAAACCAAACGGCAGATGAAATTACAGCAAAGTTCCAGAAGCATTTTGAGAATATTGCACCTGCCAGTGTAAAAGTAGTGGTAAAACCTCACCATGGAGGAGAGCCTGTTGTAACACCCACTAACTCTGTTGCTTACCAGGCTGCTGCCAAAGCTTACGAAGCAACTTTTGGCGTAAAACCGGTTCCGGTACGTAGCGGTGGGTCTATTCCGATTGTAGCAATGTTTAAGTCGGAGCTAGGGCTTGACTCAGTGCTAATGGGCTTTGGGTTAGATTCAGATGCAATTCACTCGCCAAACGAAAGCTTTGGCCTGTTTAACTTTATGAAAGGAATAGAAACCATTCCGCTGTTTTACCAGCACTTTACCGAAATGAGCAGGTAG
- a CDS encoding porin family protein — MKKEILLLLILLSATASSYAQYSRFGAKVGGGYTTITGSDVSSASIDNKAGLHAGIIYNFDFVSSLSFQSELLYSRKGFIYNNQLVGQNEMYAGDVNFNYLELPLLIRVQRFGLFLEAGPYLGYLLHAGSDVNRVSLNSTGGTEPTVIGRQDFSTADFKRFDYGYAVGAGFIMDNGFFISIRNTGGLRSISTQDAAQRNMAWQLSLGFLMPVFQPAGL; from the coding sequence ATGAAAAAGGAAATTTTACTTTTACTGATACTTTTATCTGCCACCGCCTCTTCGTATGCTCAGTATTCACGCTTTGGGGCTAAGGTAGGTGGAGGTTATACAACTATTACCGGAAGTGATGTGTCTTCCGCTTCCATCGATAACAAGGCTGGTTTACATGCCGGCATTATTTACAACTTCGATTTTGTCTCTTCCCTCTCCTTTCAGTCAGAGCTACTCTACAGCCGGAAAGGCTTTATCTACAACAACCAGCTTGTAGGCCAGAACGAGATGTATGCCGGAGATGTAAACTTCAATTACCTGGAGCTTCCGCTACTGATTAGGGTACAACGATTTGGTCTTTTCCTGGAAGCAGGTCCGTACCTGGGGTATTTGCTGCATGCAGGTAGCGATGTAAACAGAGTTAGCCTTAACAGCACAGGAGGTACAGAACCTACCGTAATAGGCAGGCAAGACTTTTCAACAGCCGATTTCAAAAGGTTTGACTATGGTTATGCTGTAGGTGCCGGTTTTATCATGGATAATGGCTTCTTTATATCCATCCGCAATACCGGCGGCCTCCGTTCTATTTCTACGCAGGATGCGGCACAGCGCAATATGGCATGGCAACTATCCTTAGGTTTTCTTATGCCTGTTTTCCAACCTGCTGGTTTATAA
- a CDS encoding porin family protein: protein MKKLLLFIFVVAAAYTAQAQSTFGIRGGANLSNLSGDLRDESQFNNKAGFHAGITMNFGIISDFLSIQPEVLYSNKGFKLADEEYTDILLGNVRRTGKVNYNYLDVPVLAKIKAGPLYFEAGPQASYLINVNNKSQTFINGQERSSTTSERSTDDLNKFELGYAAGLGLGANGMSIGVRYSGSFSDFASDAPSDYFGGELKNARHSVFMLTLGFTLPSR from the coding sequence ATGAAAAAGTTATTGCTATTCATTTTTGTTGTTGCGGCTGCTTATACCGCACAAGCTCAGTCAACTTTTGGCATCAGGGGCGGAGCCAACTTGTCTAATCTGTCAGGCGATCTGCGCGACGAAAGCCAGTTTAACAATAAGGCAGGCTTTCATGCCGGTATCACTATGAACTTTGGCATCATAAGCGACTTTTTATCGATACAGCCAGAAGTTCTTTATTCAAACAAAGGTTTTAAACTGGCAGACGAAGAGTATACTGATATTTTGCTGGGCAATGTTAGACGCACAGGTAAAGTGAACTACAACTATTTAGATGTACCTGTTTTAGCTAAAATCAAGGCAGGCCCATTATACTTCGAGGCCGGACCTCAGGCATCATACCTGATCAATGTTAATAACAAATCCCAAACTTTTATTAACGGGCAGGAACGCAGCAGCACTACTTCAGAAAGAAGCACAGACGACTTAAATAAATTTGAACTTGGCTACGCTGCAGGATTAGGCCTGGGAGCTAATGGTATGAGCATTGGTGTACGCTATAGCGGTAGCTTCAGCGATTTTGCCAGCGACGCTCCGTCAGATTATTTTGGTGGTGAACTTAAAAACGCACGTCATTCTGTCTTTATGCTGACATTGGGTTTTACCCTCCCTTCCAGATAA
- a CDS encoding porin family protein, which translates to MKKCFLLLMFALLAGVATEAQAQVGVRLGANYTGFSGSNSNDLSRAWGYHGGLFYSIPVVEDFFAVQPEVLYSRKGASVGPQDYRIPYIDIPVLAKINAGPLYFEAGPQASFRVGGVITTDGAPDITIDTDRIQRTTIGYAAGIGFNATQAVNIGVRYNGYFTDDVTDNSANFRQNIFMFTLGFMFSGR; encoded by the coding sequence ATGAAAAAGTGTTTTTTATTATTAATGTTTGCTCTACTAGCAGGAGTTGCCACAGAGGCACAAGCTCAGGTAGGTGTTCGATTAGGAGCTAACTATACAGGCTTTTCAGGTTCCAATTCAAATGATTTAAGCAGAGCATGGGGCTACCATGGCGGTTTGTTTTACAGCATTCCTGTTGTGGAAGACTTCTTTGCTGTTCAGCCGGAAGTGTTGTATTCCAGAAAAGGGGCATCAGTAGGACCTCAAGATTATAGAATCCCTTACATCGATATTCCTGTACTTGCTAAAATAAACGCAGGTCCGCTTTACTTTGAAGCAGGCCCTCAGGCATCTTTCAGAGTTGGTGGTGTTATAACCACAGACGGTGCTCCGGATATTACTATAGACACAGATAGAATCCAACGTACTACTATAGGTTATGCTGCTGGTATAGGCTTTAATGCAACACAGGCCGTTAACATAGGCGTACGCTATAATGGCTACTTTACCGACGATGTAACTGATAACAGCGCCAACTTCAGACAAAACATATTCATGTTTACCTTGGGCTTTATGTTCTCAGGCAGATAA
- a CDS encoding YifB family Mg chelatase-like AAA ATPase, which translates to MLIKSYGSAVQGVNAYTITVEVNVSAGTKYFLVGLPDNAIKEGEQRIESALKQYGFKVPRQKVVINMAPADIRKEGAAYDLTIAMGILAASGQMAADNLKNYIIMGELSLDGSLRPIKGVLPIAIQARKEGYKGFILPAQNAREAGIVNNLDVIGVESIKDAIDFLDGKVDIKPLVVNTRDIFEETVDQYAADFADVQGQENIKRALEIAAAGGHNVIMIGPPGAGKTMLAKRLPSILPPLSLHEALETTKIHSVAGKLGEAASLFSTRPYRSPHHTISDVALVGGGGIPQPGEISLAHNGVLFLDELPEFKRTVLEVMRQPLEERRVTISRAKTTIDFPANFMLVASMNPCPCGFYNHPEKECVCGPGIVQRYLNKVSGPLLDRIDLHVEVTPVTFDEMTATRKAEDSRTIRERVVRARDLQVQRFKEINYIHSNAMMPSQMVKDICQINEAGRALLKTAMERLGLSARAYDRILKVSRTIADLADSPEIKIEHLAEAIQYRSLDREGWAS; encoded by the coding sequence ATGTTGATTAAATCGTATGGTAGCGCCGTGCAAGGCGTTAATGCTTATACCATAACTGTAGAAGTAAACGTAAGCGCAGGTACAAAATATTTCCTGGTAGGTTTACCTGATAATGCCATTAAGGAAGGAGAACAGCGCATCGAGTCTGCCTTGAAACAGTACGGCTTTAAAGTTCCACGCCAAAAGGTAGTTATAAACATGGCTCCTGCCGATATTCGCAAAGAAGGGGCCGCCTACGATTTAACTATTGCCATGGGCATACTGGCAGCATCAGGTCAGATGGCTGCCGATAACCTAAAAAACTATATTATTATGGGAGAGCTGTCGCTCGATGGCTCTTTACGCCCTATAAAAGGTGTACTTCCTATTGCTATTCAGGCACGCAAAGAAGGCTATAAAGGCTTTATACTTCCGGCACAGAATGCACGCGAGGCAGGCATCGTGAACAACCTGGATGTTATAGGTGTGGAAAGCATAAAAGATGCCATAGATTTTCTGGATGGCAAAGTAGATATAAAGCCCCTGGTTGTAAACACTCGCGATATTTTTGAAGAAACGGTAGACCAGTACGCAGCCGATTTTGCCGATGTACAGGGCCAGGAAAACATCAAGAGAGCATTAGAGATTGCAGCTGCCGGAGGACATAATGTGATTATGATCGGACCTCCCGGAGCTGGTAAAACGATGCTGGCTAAGCGCCTGCCTTCCATTCTGCCACCTCTTTCGCTGCACGAAGCCTTAGAAACCACAAAAATACACTCGGTAGCCGGCAAGCTAGGAGAGGCGGCTTCGCTTTTCTCTACAAGGCCTTACCGCTCGCCCCATCACACCATTTCAGATGTAGCCCTAGTGGGTGGCGGCGGCATACCACAACCCGGCGAAATTTCATTAGCGCATAATGGCGTTCTGTTTCTCGACGAACTGCCCGAGTTTAAACGTACCGTACTGGAGGTAATGCGGCAGCCACTGGAAGAGCGGCGGGTAACTATATCCAGGGCTAAAACAACGATCGATTTTCCTGCTAACTTTATGTTGGTGGCTAGCATGAACCCGTGCCCGTGCGGATTTTACAATCACCCCGAGAAGGAATGCGTGTGCGGCCCAGGCATTGTGCAGCGTTACCTGAACAAAGTAAGCGGCCCCTTATTAGACAGGATTGACCTGCATGTAGAGGTAACTCCTGTTACTTTCGATGAAATGACAGCAACCCGTAAAGCCGAAGACAGTCGCACCATACGTGAGCGGGTAGTGCGTGCACGGGATCTACAGGTGCAACGCTTCAAAGAAATCAACTACATTCATTCCAACGCCATGATGCCATCGCAGATGGTAAAAGATATCTGCCAGATTAACGAGGCAGGCAGAGCACTTTTGAAAACAGCAATGGAACGTTTAGGTTTATCTGCACGAGCCTATGATCGTATCTTGAAAGTAAGCAGAACAATTGCAGATCTGGCCGACAGCCCGGAAATAAAAATTGAACATTTAGCAGAAGCCATTCAATACAGAAGCCTGGACCGCGAAGGGTGGGCCAGCTAA
- the lpcA gene encoding D-sedoheptulose 7-phosphate isomerase, whose translation MISTILAELVQAQQTLAAFISDTNNLTAVEQAAFAMAKAVREGGKILSCGNGGSMCDAMHFAEELTGRYRQNRKAIPAIAISDASHISCVSNDYGYDHIFSRYIEALGNTGDVLLAISTSGNSANVLKAAEAAREKGMKVVGLTGKDGGKLASLCDVEIRVSHQGFADRIQEVHIKVIHILILLIEQQLEKQTFI comes from the coding sequence ATGATTTCTACCATTCTCGCTGAACTTGTACAGGCACAGCAAACGCTGGCTGCTTTTATTTCCGATACCAATAATTTAACAGCTGTAGAACAGGCTGCCTTTGCCATGGCAAAGGCAGTAAGAGAAGGCGGCAAAATATTATCTTGTGGCAATGGCGGCTCTATGTGCGATGCCATGCACTTTGCTGAAGAACTGACTGGTCGTTACCGGCAGAACCGCAAAGCCATTCCGGCTATTGCTATATCTGATGCCAGCCACATTAGCTGTGTAAGCAACGATTATGGCTACGACCATATTTTCTCCCGCTACATAGAAGCCCTTGGTAATACCGGTGATGTTTTACTTGCCATAAGCACCAGCGGCAACTCTGCCAATGTGCTGAAAGCTGCTGAAGCAGCCCGTGAAAAAGGCATGAAAGTGGTTGGGTTAACAGGCAAAGACGGTGGAAAGCTGGCTTCGCTCTGCGATGTTGAGATCCGTGTATCGCACCAGGGTTTCGCAGATCGCATTCAGGAAGTTCATATTAAGGTAATCCATATCCTGATTCTGCTGATAGAACAGCAGTTGGAGAAGCAAACATTCATCTAG
- a CDS encoding ABC transporter ATP-binding protein, producing the protein MKTYFRILQFARPYSRFVPLYSIYTILGIIFGLLNFTLLIPLLGVLFGTVGADEAASMSTAKPEFSLSVDFFKNYFNYHFGQIILNEGRQGALLFVCLIIVVSVFLANLFRYLASRVVGNMRAHVVQKIRHAVYQRITELQLGYFSNERKGDLMTRLTVDVGEVEGSVVNTLTVVVREPISIIAFFVILFTMSVKLTLFTLILLPLSGLLIAGISKRLKREAQEGQESLSFILTIIDETLSGIRVIKAFNAEPYVLDKFHQQNSLYARIQRSITYKRDLASPFSEFMGVTVVAGLLYFGGTLVLNQQSDLAPEEFIAFIILFSQVMTPAKAMSASFSNIQRGLVSGDRILKILDTPPAIVNKPDAKELPAFEEKIEFQNVSFGYGDRTVLKNINLEIGKGKTVALVGPSGGGKSTLADLVPRFYDPTGGAILIDGHDIRDYTMESVRDKMGIVTQESILFNDTIFNNIAFNKTNATEEEVIAAAKIANAHEFIIQTPNGYQTTIGDRGSRLSGGQRQRLSIARAILKNPPILILDEATSALDTESEKLVQDALTNLMKHRTSIVIAHRLSTIQHADEIVVLQQGEIVERGTHEELLQRSGLYAKLTQMQLTA; encoded by the coding sequence ATGAAGACTTATTTCCGCATACTACAGTTTGCAAGACCTTATAGTCGTTTTGTGCCGCTGTACAGTATATACACCATTCTGGGCATCATATTCGGCCTCCTTAACTTCACCTTACTTATACCCTTACTGGGCGTATTGTTCGGAACAGTGGGAGCCGATGAGGCAGCCTCCATGTCAACTGCAAAGCCCGAGTTCTCGCTTTCAGTTGATTTCTTTAAAAACTACTTTAACTATCATTTCGGACAGATAATTTTAAATGAGGGCAGACAAGGAGCCCTGTTATTTGTCTGCTTAATTATTGTAGTTTCTGTATTCCTGGCAAACCTCTTCCGCTACCTGGCTTCACGGGTAGTCGGTAATATGCGGGCTCATGTTGTTCAAAAAATAAGACATGCAGTTTACCAGCGCATTACGGAGCTCCAACTGGGCTATTTCAGCAATGAGCGCAAAGGAGATCTTATGACACGCCTGACAGTAGATGTAGGTGAAGTAGAAGGCTCTGTTGTAAATACCCTTACTGTAGTTGTGCGGGAGCCGATCTCCATTATTGCCTTTTTTGTGATTCTTTTTACCATGTCGGTAAAACTTACGCTTTTTACCTTAATCCTGCTGCCCCTGTCTGGTCTGCTGATCGCCGGTATCTCTAAAAGGTTAAAGAGGGAGGCACAGGAAGGGCAGGAATCGCTGAGTTTTATCCTGACTATCATTGATGAAACGTTAAGCGGTATCAGGGTAATTAAAGCCTTTAATGCAGAACCTTACGTGCTGGACAAGTTCCACCAACAGAACAGCCTCTATGCCCGCATCCAACGCTCTATTACTTATAAAAGGGATCTGGCATCTCCTTTCTCTGAGTTTATGGGTGTAACGGTAGTGGCGGGTTTACTATACTTTGGCGGCACACTGGTATTAAACCAACAATCTGACCTGGCTCCTGAAGAATTCATTGCCTTTATTATACTCTTTTCGCAGGTAATGACGCCGGCCAAAGCCATGTCTGCTTCCTTCAGCAATATTCAGCGTGGCCTGGTATCGGGTGATCGGATACTTAAAATTTTAGATACACCACCGGCTATAGTAAATAAACCTGATGCCAAAGAACTCCCTGCATTCGAGGAGAAAATCGAGTTTCAAAATGTTTCTTTTGGCTACGGAGACAGAACAGTACTTAAAAACATCAACCTGGAAATAGGAAAGGGTAAAACAGTAGCATTGGTTGGCCCTTCAGGTGGCGGCAAATCTACTTTAGCGGATCTCGTGCCCCGCTTCTACGATCCGACAGGAGGCGCCATCCTGATCGACGGCCACGATATTCGCGACTATACTATGGAATCGGTGCGTGATAAAATGGGCATTGTAACACAGGAATCCATTTTATTTAACGATACTATCTTTAACAATATCGCCTTTAATAAAACCAACGCGACTGAGGAGGAAGTGATAGCCGCCGCAAAAATTGCCAATGCCCATGAGTTCATTATCCAAACACCAAACGGATATCAGACCACTATAGGCGACAGAGGAAGCAGGCTTTCCGGAGGGCAACGCCAACGTTTAAGTATTGCAAGAGCAATTCTGAAGAATCCTCCTATACTTATTCTGGATGAGGCAACTTCTGCCCTGGACACAGAATCGGAAAAACTTGTTCAGGATGCACTTACTAACCTGATGAAACACCGCACCTCTATTGTTATTGCACACCGGTTAAGCACGATACAGCACGCTGATGAGATTGTGGTGTTACAGCAGGGAGAAATTGTAGAACGCGGAACACACGAAGAACTGCTACAGAGAAGCGGGCTTTATGCTAAGCTTACGCAGATGCAATTAACGGCGTAA
- the upp gene encoding uracil phosphoribosyltransferase, whose amino-acid sequence MEKGILRILTETPSLANHFVAELRDVTVQSDSMRFRRNLERLGELLAYEISKTLPYTVAGVTTPLAQTQTMLLAEQPVLATVLRAGLPLYQGMLNYFDKAFSTFVGAYRVEEAHSELQINMEYLASTNLHDKILILADPMLATGRSLVKSYQGMLRHGKPKQVHVAAAIASPEGVNFLQQEIPEANVWLGAMDERLNEQFYIVPGLGDAGDLAFGTKV is encoded by the coding sequence ATGGAAAAAGGAATTCTCCGTATTTTAACTGAAACACCATCACTTGCGAATCATTTTGTGGCTGAGCTGCGCGATGTTACGGTACAGAGTGACAGTATGCGTTTTCGTCGTAACCTGGAAAGGCTGGGTGAGTTGCTGGCCTACGAAATCTCTAAGACTCTACCTTACACGGTTGCCGGCGTTACTACTCCCCTGGCTCAGACACAAACTATGCTTCTGGCTGAACAACCTGTGCTGGCTACCGTTCTAAGAGCAGGTTTGCCGCTTTACCAGGGTATGCTGAATTACTTTGATAAGGCTTTCAGTACCTTTGTAGGAGCTTACCGTGTGGAGGAGGCGCATAGTGAACTACAGATTAATATGGAGTACCTGGCTTCTACGAATCTGCATGACAAGATTCTGATCCTGGCTGATCCCATGCTGGCGACAGGCAGGTCGCTGGTAAAGTCTTACCAGGGGATGTTGCGCCACGGTAAACCAAAGCAGGTACATGTGGCGGCAGCCATTGCCTCTCCCGAAGGAGTAAATTTTCTGCAACAGGAAATTCCGGAGGCAAATGTGTGGCTAGGAGCAATGGACGAGCGTTTAAATGAGCAGTTTTATATTGTGCCTGGCCTGGGAGATGCCGGTGATCTGGCCTTTGGCACCAAGGTATAG